The genomic stretch CCGAGCCGCCGGCGGTCAAGGGCCGCGAAGCGGGGGCCGTAGGCCCTTTACCCTTGACCGCCTTAGGCGGCGAGGGCGCAACCTGGTGGTCCGCTAGGCCGGCGACTGCGACGGGCGGATGCCCGTCGCTTCCTCGTTTGGAGGCCCCCTTCGGGGGCCGCGACGCGCCGTGGCGCGTCGCTTCCGCCTCTGCGGAGCGGCCGTTGGCCGCTCCGGCCCCCCCCTGAAAAGGGGGGGGTTGGGGGGGGTTAACCCTCCTCCTTTTGACTGGTGGGCCTGCAACCACCGTTCCGGTGGTCCCAGCACCACCACTCGCACCGTCCAGCTCCTCTGCACTGGTGGTCATGGCACCACCACTTCCCGCCGTCTCGCGCCTAACTGGTGGTCCGAGCACCACCACCTTTCCGTCTGCCTGCACTGGTGGTCCGCTCACCGCCGCGCCAGCGCGGTCGCCCGCCAGCGTGCCCGCGCCTCTCGGATAGACCACCAGGTACACCGACCGCCGGCCAGGCTCCCGCCGCAACACGGCGAACCACTCGGGCACCTGCACCCGCAGTTCCTCGATATACCGGCGCACCCCGCGCTCTCGCTCCACCCCAGCCCAGGCGGCCACCTCGCGGTCGCCTACCTCCGCCTGCACCCCGCGCCGGTGGGCCGCCACCGCCAAGTACACGTGGAGGGCCCCAGGGCTCAGCTCGCCGCGGCCCCACTTGAGCAGCACTTCATAGGGCACCACGACGCCCCCTCGGTAACCTGAGTCGCGGATGCCGTCGCCGTCAGACCGCCGCACGTCCCGAGCGCTCCCACGCCCGGCGCGCTACCGCTGCCGCCAGTAGGGCGACAAAGCGCGCATGACTGATCCCCAGCTGGTCCGCTAACGCGGCCGAGCGGAACGCGGTGGGGACTTCCTCCCCACGCAGCACTCGGCTCAGGCTGGCCCGGCTCA from Bacillota bacterium encodes the following:
- a CDS encoding helix-turn-helix transcriptional regulator; translation: MTELEQLAVASGVSLAELARRCGMSRASLSRVLRGEEVPTAFRSAALADQLGISHARFVALLAAAVARRAWERSGRAAV